GAGAACAGTCActgaaataacttttacacaGACATCAATGGCATACTTGACTTCACTTGAAAAAAACTTAAATCAGCTAGTGAAAACATGAAGAGCACTATGATGTTAAATCCAGTAAAATTGGGTTTTCACAAAGTATTTGCATTTGCGTTCACTATTTTGCCTGTTGAGTTACTTTGTACAGGAAAGTTAGTCCTATTATTTTAGAGAGCTTTGaatgctgtttttaacacaagcCTACAAATTACGACAGTGTTTCAGTTTCAAACTTGTAGAAaggttaaaaaaggaaaaaaacaaaacaaaatttgcaACTTTTACGTAGACTTGAAGTTTAATTATTTTCGTCACATAATTTAAAAATCCACTCAAATACAACGATATAACAATGTAATGGTGAATCCGGACTGAGTTATTGAATGTACAGTTTCATAGCTATGACTTCAGTTACTTGAATTGTCTGGTATTAAATGAATGTACCTAATCTAAGTGATGTTGTTGATACTGACAGAAAAATGACGTTTAGTTTTTCTAATACAGGTAGCCTTGCAGTCACCAGGGGTTTATCTATAGACAGTCCAACAGTGAGTAAAATTAGCAAGATAATATTCTGCTCTGAAGAGAAATTTTCACCTAAGgatcagtttaatatatatgaaaGACCTGTCGATAGaactttcttattaaaaaaataatattttgttttactaggTAGGGAATGGTCAGTGAAACTGGGCCTTTATCAACTGTGAATGTTTTAAAAGGAGTTTTAACTATCTTGTtcagaaatattgttgttaaactTTGAAtcattcagtagtgtaagactagagggaaggcagctagccatcaatacccaccgccaactcttgggttactcttttagcaacgaataggggattgaccgttgcattataatgccccaacggctgaaagggcgagcatgtttggtgggacgggaatttgaacccgtgaccctcggattacgagtcaagtgccttaaccacctggccatgccaggctactcaaaagataaaatataaactaagtaAAGCGTATCCTAAGTTTCTTAGAGTATTCTGAAATGTTACTGAGGAATGAAGTTAAACATTTATGACGTTTTTATAACGTGAATTGGTTATATTAGAAATCTACAAAGTTAGGTAGGCTTTCTAAAACTCGATGAAAACGTAATTAAATTTacactttgttcattatttaatactttttgaaCAATATGACAAAAAGATAGTATTGgtgttttcatgtattttatccACAtactaagttttgttttagttattaaaagttttacttaATTCGTAACACTGTGAGGCCTCCCTGACGCAAGACATTcaataattgatatattatataataatacaccATAGGTGTACCATATTTAAAATGTCATATCTCCGTGTACTTGTTAAAATGAATTAATCCATgctattttttaaatgttgtgatgaaaaataatattaatattaattacaattcTTGTGACTCaacttgaaaaattataattatacagtGCTGCTACCTAGGTCACAGAGATAAACtgaaactggattttttttattctgtatttcctTCAAAAAACTTCCTTTTTCTTAGTGCTTGTGAAAGCTATAGATTTATTCTTTTCAAAAATAGTAGTAAAAGCCAAGAATCGTGtttatgtgaattttaaaaaataaagtttttttttttttttaaagaaaatgttaagatatttttGCAAGCCGTATCACTTGATACCGTTTCGCAACTGGTAGCTATTCTACATAAGGTTTATTTTAGTAACAATTTTTTCCCAGAATTTTTTACTTAAGTAAATTTGAgtagaaataacattaaattaagatatttatatGTCTAGgacagtttaaataataataaaaaaaacaactttcaagcaatgttattttaaatagataTCGTTTATTAATATTCTGGTTAAATTTCTGGTGTTATTTTGACGTCTTCAAAAACGGTGAAATGTGGTATTTGAGCCCTtctgaaaagagaaaaacaacaacaacagtttcaTTTAGGTTTTATTCAGGGTATTTTGTTTaggaaaatacaaaacaaatgaaattttaatatgttgttttgtataattaaatttaatcacaGAATATTAGGCTACGAATGTGAGGCTAGCCCAGTCAGTCATACTTAAATTATATAACTATACATAGAAAGTTAGAAAGAGTACAAATATACGAAACTCAACCCATATTACTTTAGGTTTTTAAAATGATGCTTATGGTTAACATTACGTAAGGTCATTTGACACCTGTTCTATTCAACAATATCACAGAGTATTCCCcgaaggtttgttttgaatttcgcgcaaagctacacgagggctctctgcactagccatccctaacttagcagtataagactagagggaaggcagctagtcatcaccacccaccgccaactcttgggctactcttttaccaccaaatagtgggattgaccgttacgttgtaacgaccccacggctgaaagggcgagcatgtttggtgcgacggggattcgatcccgcgaccctcagagtacgagtcgagcgccttaagcacctggccatgcggggccaagTAAATATGGAATTTagcaaagaaatgtttattttaattggaaacattataatattttgacattaaacAAAGTCCTCTGTACTACagataattataaacaacttagaAGATGCCTCTAATTTctaatatgtttcttttcttattttacacttCTCTGTTTATCAGTAACTTATATTTAGTCAGTTATTAATTCAACCTACCTGCTACTGTGCTTCTTTAACACATTGTAGCGTGACTTTAGTTACTTGCTCTCTTTCAatattctgaagaaaaaaaaagtaaaacaattataagtAGAAAACAAAAGACATAAAACTAAGAAAATACTAGACTAATACAAACATAATCAAATAccgtattttttttatttcagggaGGCACATAccatttacaataatattattatgcATTAGAATTTAAATTCCTTATAAAATAGGTTTGGCCAAAAAGTTTGCATATTGTTTATACTGGTGTTATTGTCTCAATGCACAGAGCAGTTATTGAATAAACGCTCGAGTAATAGCAGAGAATGTAGCGTTCGAGTGGACAAACATGTACGATTTGCTACTTTGGTctctttgtttgcttttgaatttcgcgcaaagctacacagtggctatctgcgctagccgtccctaatttgcagtgtaaaacaaggggaaggcagctagtcatcaccacccacccccaactcttcggctactcttttaccaacaaatagtgggattgactctgatgttataacgaccccatggctgaaagggcgaacatgtttggtgcgacggggattcgaacccgcgaccttcagattactagtcgaacgctttaatcacTCACAGCTTGGACGCTGGCGACATGCTACATTTTCAGATGAGCCCTGATTCTCGcttgttaaagctgatggtagTATTTTTTCGTCCGTTTGCCAGGAGAACAGATGAGAGGAGACTGTCTTTCCCACAATAgatggtgcagtacatgtttgagCAGCTATACATCACAATGGAAAGTACTCTTTATATCCTCCAACGAGAAGTCAATGGCACTTATTATAGGGGTCACATGAGACGATATTTCTACCATATGCTTAGGCAAAGTttaacaataagtttgttttcatgATTACAATGTCACTGCCCACAGTGCACTTACTGCACAGATAATCTAGACCAGAAGAACGTTACAATATTACCATGACCAGCAAAATCTCCATATTGTTATCCCATTGAGAACTGTTGGGCAAAACTGAGCCAGAAAAGTTTTAACAACTACCTTAAATGACTTAATTTAGCTGATTTACAAGTGGCACGTTGGTATAAAAGCACTGTATATTACATTAGTAACCTTATTGACAGAATGCCGAGTCGCCTTACGGAGGTTATCACAGTACAAGAACGAGCAAGCAAGTGCTGAAAATTGtatataaactgaactgatttaaaattatggacgttatttataacattttgttatattttgccATTATATATGTTGTAATAAGAATTTGTTGTGTTGGGTGAAATCTTGAATAACACTTCTTTCAAGAGGTATTTGATAAAATTGTCTTCTGTTTTAACAAATGACTCATGATGTCCATGGAACATGTCACACTATACAAACTACATATGTAGatgttttatataacatacatttctcagtttgacagcacTAAGTGTATTTGCATTCcatcttttttataaaatgtttaaacattttggcTAAGACAATACATTGACGAGAGCAAGTTTCAGTCAGATATCCAAAGCGACGTTCGTTTTGTTTAGTtacaaactttgtttgtttgttttcgaatttcgcgtagagctacacgagggctatctgcactacttACAAATCTAATGGCTGACGACATGTATTTTGACTAAAGCCATCGAAGCAACCTCATcaattatagaaattaaaatgattaaatgttGAAAAGTAGTACGTTcaaatgtagatatattatagaTAACATAGCTATTTAAAAATAGGACTAAATCTGCTGATAACAGATGAATTGTAATTTACTATAAAGTGATTTATAATGTAAAACATGTAGTAACGATTTTAAAGCCAAATTCTAAActcacatttattttgtttttcacttatttttttctttttttatccgAAGTAACGTTAATGATCACAACTTACTCAACTGAAGATGAGCGTTCACTAACAATGAAGTCCAAAAGAGCGAAATAACAACTTCGAAAGTTTTAACGGTTAATAGATGTTGACatgtttgaaatttaaacattGCAAACATCTGGATCGTTTGTAGCTACCGAAACGTTTCGATGCTTGACTCCAAAGAAGTATATACTATTCAatcaaaacaatcaaaatattattgcaatataatatatattagtttagGAATGGCAGGCTTAggacagtgtaaaatatatctcGGGCACACGTCCTGTGACCCCCCTGAATAATGTTGCATTGATGTTACAATACTTGTGGATATATACTTACGAGAACAGGAAGCAAACACAATTCCAgctgaaataaaaaagataaaaatttacGTCTTTAGTAATACAATTACTACTTTACAAAAAtgcaaatataaaaacactacaaaataatatacatatagttaatatatattaactgaCAGGTAACCAAAACGTTCGGTTACTTATTTAAATTGGAAATTAATCAAAGTAAATTGCAGCAAAAAGCGTTAGAATAATTAATTAGATTTCTATGAATCCCAAGTACTGAATACGTTACTAGAAaattacaaaagataaaaataatacagcatttatTATATACAGCTTACAGGTAAATGCTAAATACATATTTGACACCTGTAgtcagaaaaattatttattattattcaacattaCTCCTACAACTTATTTAAGCTAACTCAAATTGTTTTGCTTCACATAAATTTTCCACTTAAAAAAATGCAGAACTTATATCACTAgaacgtatatatatacacatatacacatgtTGTAACCAAGTGCCTGATCAATCAAACATTACAGCTGAAACTCTTGTAAAAACCCACGAAGATACTCATTGAATGAATTGAGCGGTAGTTCTCCTAAAAGGTGGAGATAGTGATTAGTAAATAAGAAATGTGAAATCAGCACAATATGTTGGATCATAGGGTGTATACTATATGATTGTCTAGTGGGCCGTTTACTATCGTCTTTTGTCATTCGATGTGATTTTTGAATAaggaaaatatcataaaacaaacacgaaCGTGAAAATAGGAAGCATTTATTAAAGTTTCGAAATTCTGACAATCTCATCATATGTAATCTAGAGgtacaaaccaaataaacaatagTTGTAATTGCATCAGAAATATGTGTATAAGAAGTGAACAActtgaataaacaaatataagacGAGAGAACAAAAATTGTGAGTCGAATGTAAtcgttaaattaaaataagttaaatctAGAAAACACTGTGTATTATTTAAGGACGGTTTGTttggtttatgaatttcgcacaaagctactcgagggctatctgcgctagccgtccctaatttagcagtgtaagactagaggaaaggcagctagttatcaccacccaccgccaactcttggactactctttttccaacgaataatgggattgaccatgaccttataatgcccccaaggttgaaagggcgagcatgtttggtgagacggggattcgaacccgcgaccctcagattacgagtcgaatgatttaactcatctggccatgctgggcctatttaGGGATGGAAGaagagattatatatatatatatatttccgcTACGAAGATCGTTTGTCGAATACCCATTGTTCACATATCATCTACTTATACACGTATGGAGACAATACAGCCTCCTATATTGGTGAAACGAAACGTCACATTAAGGTCCGAGAATGTGAACACATGAGCAATCTACAAAAACTGGAAGAAAGGTTACAAACCCTCCCAACTCCGCTCTATATcagcacaaaacaaaaacaggacATCCAGTTTCTCTCTCGAACTTTAAAGTTTTCTCAACAGCCAAACATGAAACTGAAGTCCTAATACAAAAAATACTATacataaaaagtattattatcttcctaaataatacacatttttacttgtattacatattacaatttaaaatagcctgaaactgaattaaattataatttaaatttagaagttaattagcTGTCGATAGGTAtccaatgttttatatttctcaacaagatTGGTACCAtacagtttctttcttaacacaaatacattttaatacaaaaacagtaatacaatttacaataacggttaatacaaataattatatatgtgcacaccttttacaaacttacaaaatatatcgagttttttttttctgatctgGAACTTTCTTATCGAGAATTAACGGTTAGCGAGTTAATTTCAATTTGATGTGGGTAACATTCACTTTAactaataagtgttaatcacagttatagcttccaaggtttatagtacacTGACTACagaaaaccaataatatatattgtttcttcgagcgtcgcgttggttacatttataggcgtaaGAGGTGTTTCTAggaatttcagcctgcacaacaatatagacGATAACTagtttacgtacacacatatatttacaacttcagtgaataggtgggaatttcgcACTACAAATTTAACAGCATAAGTAttgtatatttctaaatatatatttatctttagcAAACATAGATAGTAAAATAGATATAgaatagtaaatctgtcacaacctgatttaattatttcatttgtatcacattttttaattatctcatattataatttgtatattcaaattgtttacttattaagtatatatttctgttgtaattacaaatgttgtttgttttgcacCTCTGGGTTACTAATGATGGAACTATGGCGATtccgaaacgtttaataaatactTCCTATGATCACGTTTGTGTTTTGATTTCTCATTAAGTTTCGTTTCCCAAAAAATGAGTcaatttgtgaaaaatataattgCATTTATTTTTAAGCAAAGAAGACAATACAATGTTGACAAAAATGTTTGGCTTTCTGTGCAGTTAGTGTAGCTAGCATTGATCGCTGTTTCACAGCGGAACTTTGATCGCAAAACGTATTGGAGAAGCATGGGTCATTAAACGCGTCACAGTAGATGCTGACCACTTAATGTTATAACGGTGGACGTTGGTCACTAAACGTTCCTGAGAGGAAGTTAGACATTACACGTTTCAAAATGAACACTGGCTAATAATTATGTCAAGATGGACTTTGGACGATAAACATTTCAGAGTGGACAGTGGTCTAAATGTTTTAGAGCAAACATTGATCACTGTACAAATATATACTGAACGTTTCACCAACATCCACTTTCAGTACATAAACTACCATCGGGTCATAATTTTGTTGCTAACCAACATAACACAAgtgtacaaacatttattaatactCAATACCGCGCCTGATATATATGCTCttgaagtctgtttgtttttaccttGTAACCCCTCTACATACAGAGTACAGAGAAATTATTGAAGAAATTTCGTTAATTTTGAAGTATAACTCTGTCGGAAGCAAAAATGCACACAAGAAgccatagaataaaatatatcgtaaccaaaaaaatgtaaaatctcCTTATGTACTAAACTGTGGAAAGCATTTAACATGGATTAGGCAAATAGCCACAATACACTGTAAGTTTTATTCAGAGCATGGAtcattttcaaaatgaatttgtttaaaattaagattaaacaGGTACAAATTGTGGAATTAAAGTACTTATATTAAAATGAAGCGGTTAAAAGTGTAAAGTTGAAGTTTTAACTTAGAGAAGAACCTTTCAATTATCTACATCGTTGTAgttgatatataatttttttttacttacgtgAACTGCTTTAATATTACCCTCGCATGCAATAGCGGCGACTGCAGCATCAGTGTAATCCGGAAAATATCGCTTTTTACATTCATCATACTTGTTCATAAACTGAAAAACGGCAGAacgtttaatattttcttatatttatttttactttctatatAATCTGATTCACTGATAAATGTCTCAAAGTAATTGTATGCTAACCCTTACACTTAAACGTCTCAAAGTAGTTGTATGCTAACCCTAACacttaacaaacatattttatgaatttaattccaatataaaaaaaacaaattaaaaaccctTGAAATAGTATATGTCTCTCTATAatagtataaactatattttgtttattttataattagtataTAGAATAGTATAAAACACCTCACGacaaaaacaataaagtaattttctAATATTGCAAGTTATTGATTTATCACAAAGGTTTGGTAGAGCTCAAGTTAGTTTTTCGTAATTACGtaagcccccgctagtacagcggtatgtcttcggacaaaatcaggcgttcgattcccctcagtgggctcagcagatagcccacgtggctttgctataagaaaacacactaacacaagtaattacataaaagaaataattacctCATTTTCAATTTAAGTTAATTACTGTATTGCACAACTAATTAGATAAATAACTGGAAGTATTCCTGATAATTTTCTTTTTGGAGAACATTGATTTCAAACAGTAATGtgccaaattttaatttttaccccTAACGACACCTTATGGGACTCAAGAACTTAACGAACAATCAAATATTCCTAaaaagctgtccctaattttgagctattgACCAGAGAAAGGATAGCTAGTCAGTAATACTTTCTATATCCAGTTCTTTGAACAAAATAATAAGGAGAATGACTAACATTATTCTAATGTTCCCACATGTTCATCGGTATTAAGGTTCAGACCTCGAAATCCGCAGTTTAAAACATGCTAGACTATCCAGTAGGTTGCATTAAAAACTCATGAATGTGTGTCGGTATGAAAACGACTAGTATGGTTCTGATTATTTCAGAAGCtaagcaaataaaaatacaacacaaatactgatgtatttgaatgttttactgGAACTTTTCCAGCGAATATTAATAGGTTATCATGACAATACGATTTGCAATcatgtaagcaaattatttattaaaatttatttgtttatattctatagcaaagccacattggactatctggtATGTACACCGCGGGGTAAGGAATGACAGATTATTGCGTTGAAATTCCATGGACTTATTGCTGTCCCAAATGAGGactatttatcaaaataatttgtacTTGTCAACTTAAGAATAAATCGTGTGTTCAGACAGTTTATTACAGAAAAGTTTTCACTCACTAAGCAAACACtactttttaataaagttaaaaaaatatttaccgCCTCGGAATTTTTCTCTCGCCAACATATCACAAAAACCTCCAATTGCTTTTCGTCCAACCCTAGCGACAAAATAGTGAATTAGAATTAAAATCTAATATACATACTTTGATAGATAAAAGTCTCCCCTGAAAatcttgttaatttgttatatcatgAAAAGTTaaggtatttacaaaagccagtgttaaaattaggatttgagatcgtATTTGAACAAATCTCGTTGAATGCGTTCTAAAACCacatagttttacacatttttctgttatgtaataaaagatataacaaattaacatcaTATTCAAGGGGGACACATTTATttccaccctgtatatatatatatcaagaaacAGATTAAAATTAAAGGTTACATGCTCCATCTCATAAAAAGTTTCTTGGAAACTTATGAAAAAACTTACAAGTTTCACGAATGACCTACAACTAATGAATTTCAAACTAAACATACTGGCTGTATTATTAAcggtaaacaaatataaaaacgaGATGCTTCCTTATCTATGCAATAcccacaatttattttatattgaaacagaTGAAAAGAACTATAACTTGATTTTTAGGATACAGATTCTTATTGGTACCATAAATCTTCCATTGGTAACCATACAGAGTGAGCTGGTTTTATCAGTCATTTCTTCCAACATAAagatgttaaatattgttttgaacgaataataagttattaattCTTATCCAAGACATGTAATTAGCCTAAGATTAGCAAACATATTCCTctatataatctaaacaaatttGTGTTTTGCATACATAACGTGTTCTATTTGATTGACTGATCACGCCAGGAAAGTTTAACACTGGTCTCTTCAAAATTATGGAGTTCCACCGCAGCACAtatttgactcgcaatctgaggatcgtagGTTCGTGTCCTattatcaaacatactcgccttctCCCGCTGTTGATAAAGGGTACcctaagagttcgcggtgggtatgttggccagctgccttccctttaagtTATCACTTCAGaactagggacgactagtgaAGATAGTATTtcagtagttttgcgcgaaatatcaaacaaagaattatttatcCGTATTTAAGTCCGTATGTTATGAATTATCCTCTCCACTTTTACTCAGTAATTATAAAATACCTTGATATTCTAATGttagtttatatgtatatattcacacGCTCGAAATGTTTAATGCCGATAAAGACACAGATAATTATGGAGTtccattaaaacatatatttcagtGTTCGTACAGGTAGCGTTGCACTGTTCACACTTCAGAATCAGTGACCACACGAAGTAACTGGGAAGCAACAAACAATTTGACTttataccttattattattaattattttactgcacttaattataatgattttattttctagggcaagtttgtctgtttttaagttaagcacaaagctatacaataaacTATCTATActttgctcatcacgggtatcgaacctcTGTTTAtatcgttgtaagtctgcagacataccactgtgtcaggAATCTATGGCAAGTATACAATGCCAGTAAGATGATTACATCAttgtctattaaaatattaattttttaccgGTTACTTCCTTTTACCTAAGTGTTTGGTTTGATGCagacaataaaacattacaatatcctCTAcgatatgttattatgttaagtcTTTCTCTATTTTTTTCTAGTCGGGTAGTTGGGATAGATGTTAGATTTTCAGGTCAGTAGTTTCGATCGAATTTATTCAGATTGAtaagaataacataaatatacttttttaacattatatataactttcTATTAATTTTATGACAAAGGAAATTATTCAAAAGGTcctaatacttaaaataaaataaaaatgtttcacaactgATAGAGGCAAAGATTCCTATCAGTAAGAATTTCTTACCATTTGAACACTTGGACAGATTTTAACAAGTGCCATTTAGTAGACCAAACGCAAACAAATTGTTAAAGTAATGGAGAGCTGTCGGCTTTAACATATTCTATAACAGTCCAAGATGTTGGAGTGtggaataatattttagttattaaaatgtttcgaatatatattttaaaaatgaactcACCACAAAAAGGAAGATTTTTCTGGGCAACTACCGCAGTTAGGGCAAAGCCGAAAACAACGATAACACTGACTAGAAGTTTCATCCTTCACGAGTTTGATGTCGGAATTATGATGAAATGTTTGTGGTTTCCCTTGGATACTTCTTTTATAACCAGGGAATAGTTACAAAAGTACCATATCAGTATGCTCAGCTGTTCGAGGTCACAAGAGTAAATTTCCACATGCGAATTGATATAACAAAGCAATTGAGCCCATTAAGATCGGACATGTTTTTCTGACTTCCAGTATAAGTATTTATCCATGTGTAATATTCTTTGCgcgattttaaaaatatttacttttattttgtgcttatttaaatattatattatattatattatattatattatattatattatattatattatattat
This sequence is a window from Tachypleus tridentatus isolate NWPU-2018 chromosome 5, ASM421037v1, whole genome shotgun sequence. Protein-coding genes within it:
- the LOC143251098 gene encoding uncharacterized protein LOC143251098; the protein is MKLLVSVIVVFGFALTAVVAQKNLPFCGLDEKQLEVFVICWREKNSEAFMNKYDECKKRYFPDYTDAAVAAIACEGNIKAVHLELCLLPVLNIEREQVTKVTLQCVKEAQ